Within Cucumis melo cultivar AY chromosome 4, USDA_Cmelo_AY_1.0, whole genome shotgun sequence, the genomic segment ttaaagttttcattttatttaaagttttatcttatttattcatctttatttttttaaaaaaaatttagaacaCGTAGGTCATGTTTTCACATTATTTTTACTGATTTTGTCAATTTTATGTTTCTCGAACATATATTTAATGTTATTTAGTAATAGTTCAGTTTATCTCTTCTCAAGAAAGTGTCAAAtgatattttatctttttagtaatgacttcaCTTAGCATAATAGTTCGGATCGTTACAAGATAGTCTTAGATTGACTTCAacaaataatatgaaaaatataatgtgtTAATTTATATAAGAGATGAATGACACAATAAAATGGATTTAATTCATTTGACCGacaaaagaaagaacaagaaaaattGGATGGGTGAAATGAAATGGAACATGGCAAGATCGGAGGGATAtgttaattaaattcaattaacaATTACCCTAATTGAACGCAATATATAGCACAATTAGTTATgatcattattaaaaaaaatcaaataaataaaatataaaaaaatactaCATAATTAATAGTTCAAATATATTAGTTAATATCAGTAATAAACGCGGTTGAATATAATTatggtaaataaatataatcaaattcgtataaatgtttttttttaattattgataaggtcaaatttgtctaaaaaaaattagttaaaaattattaatgaaaaaaatagaGAATGTAAGACAATTGTGAAATAATGAATTTAAATTAGGAGAATTTACGTAAATAGAAGAAAATACAATATTTACATTCTATAGCAAAAAAATGTAGGGCATATATTACTTTTGTATTATTCCAAAAATACCCCTTAGCACACAAATATTCACACGAGGAATCGTCTTCTTCGTTATTTTTCCAACAACTTCATTGTattcttcctttatttttcttttgatatttttcgtttatttttttgAGAGACATGGTCTCTACTTGATGATCAAAGTGACAATATCTTTCCACATTGAAGCTCCAGTTATGTTAGTTTCTATCAAAGTTATCACATTGAAATTCCATGAATATGTTTCAAATTAAATCCTATAGAATTGAATCATGTGATAAATAGACTATATATCATATTCAGCTACACATTGATATCAatttctatcactgatagaaacTAATACCTTTCTATCAGTgtttatcactaatagaaaCTAATAGAAAAAACTCCATGTTTCCAATCTCGGCCAAACTCGGTCCAGAGATTACTCGAGTTCTAGGCTTCTTAACTTCTTTGTCTTCCATCCCGGTCGGACAAGCGCCGGGATTATCTCGAGGACTCCGTCACTAAAGCTTTCTGTCCTTCATCTCGACCGAAAAATAGCGAGATTAGCCTCGGGATTTTGTGTGCCATGTATGCGATTAATTTGGGTGATTTAGGTTTTCATAGGCTTTTTGGATAATTTACCTTTTGTTTTGGGCTTCTATATAATGGGTTAAAAATTTGctatgaaatataaatattttgcataattattctatttttaaaaatccttCTTAAAGGTATGTTATTCCTCTAAATTTTCCTTTGAAAAAACCTACGTTCCCTTACCATTCTTTAACCATAAGGggtgtttatttcaagaattgGAAAGTTTCTTAGCCAACTTTAAAACACCACCATCCGGTGAGAATCACCAACCAATCTTCGATCACTATTTTCGAGACTCCAGTGATAAACTTTCAATAACCACTCTGATGACCGTTGCCCTTTGATTGCCACTGGTTaaccttgaaaattttaataagaATACTTTCAGTGTATATAACAAACCAAACAAACTTGTATATAAAAAGTTTGTAATACTTTTCTATGTCATCTTACCGGTGgtcaattattttaattatggAATTTAATTCAATGTTTTGTTTTAGAACCAATTTTGTACCTCCAAGAGAAGGGATAgtttattaatataaattaaaatctaGTTAATTTTGTATAAATGGGTGGAATATATAGTTTTGATTATATTTCCAAAAATTGATATTTATGTACATAATTATTTGTATAACAAATACGAATAGTAATAACATAAAAAAGTAATGTTCAGTCTAAAATAACCTATACATTTAATTTacatactattataatttaGACTATAATAATAAGTACTCGAAATACAGATTATTATAACACATACTAAAAATAACCAAAATccaaataccaaaaaaaaagcTTTAAGTGTGATGTATCTTAGTGGAATTGTCAATATCACTACCACTAGGTTTTTGACAATGTACTCTTATGGATCAATACAAGGGTGCGATGATCACTTGACAATTATGTTGGTCATAACACAAATAAAATTTTGGAGGATTAGGGGCCTAAAGTTTTGTAGACTTTCTACACCTCTTTATCCATAGTAGTTTACTTTGGTTACGGAGAGAAGTGCCATTTTGGAGGCACTCCCCGcttttaaaacattgaaaactGCACCATGTGACTCATTTTGGGCGAGGTTATTCGTGAAATTGAAATCAAAGGGCAAAggttttccttttttgtttttttaattttaaaagatgaaaaatgaaaagaaaaaggaaatgtACCCTACGGTTTCTCGCACTTTTGTTCACTCCCCACCCCCACCTTCGCCACAGCGCATACCGCCGCTAACCCACCGggaattttctttcttctccctCGCTCTCCAGCGCCACCCACACCAACCTTACATTTTGTTGCACACTGCCACGCCCACCTTTGATTTCTAAGGGTTAGTGAGCTCGTTCTTTTGCTAATGGCGTCCAAACTTCTTATTCGTACGGGAAATTCTTTCATGAATCGATTACGATTAAGCTCAGCGCATCAGAATAACaggatttggggtagccaagcTCTGTCCCATGGCCATGGCGTTGAAGTCACTCCGATGCTTTTTCCTTCAGTCTCTAAGCACCAGATTGCTCATCCTTTGCAGCAGAATGACACCGAATCGTTGAGGCAGCTCCAATCGGAAGgcattttctttccttttggGCTTCCGTCGCTCCGGTTCTTTCTGCCTGACGGTatgcttctttttcttttcttactctGCTTGAACTGGTTTTCATACTCAATTTATAGTGTATGTGGATTCTGATGCGCGTTAATGTTTCGTATGAGTTAGTAGCTTGATTTTTCACACTGCATTCTTTTTTGTGGTAGTTTCTAATTTCACTTAACTTTTTGCCAAGTGAAAGTGGGATTGTCAAGTGTTTCTTAGCGGCATAACTTTTTGCCTCTTTTGAGGCTATGAGGAAGTGTAGGGTGCCAAAACTATTAGCCAGTTACTCGAGCTTCAGAAATGGCTGCTCAGTTAGTCTTGAAAACCTTCTTGGCAGTGAAGATACTAGCCTTGCAGCGTCACTTTGATCGTGCTGAAGGATATCTACTTGTTCTGTAAGGAACTGACTTCGGTTCTGGAAAATATTATGTGAACCATGCTTGTCAGTTGAAAGTATGATATTGCAGCTCGACTTTCCCGTTATTCTagatttcattttatttttaccttTCTTTTATGGGTCTTGCATGGGAGGATTAACACTGTCCATTCTATCTAGGGGCTTTTTTTCATGCTGTTGAGCTCTAAGTGATCTGTTATGTATAGTTCTATTTTTCATTGTCTGATAGGGAAACACAAGAGGTTATGACTCTCCTTTCTTTAATTGAACATCACAAGGGTCCCCTTCCAGCCCTCTAAACACTCTGTGATCTTTCTCTCCCCATAAATCCCATAGCAAATTACACTGTATTACTTCTTTGGTGTGTTTGGCCTTCAACTTGCCCTACATAGAGCCTTTAGAGATATGATCGAGGAGTTCCTCCTCCATCTACATTCTTGAAGGGGAGTTTACTATGGCAAGCCAGGTGTATTGTTGGGACTGTGTTTGGGGCTGGGAGGGGTGGTGAGAAACTGTAAAATTTTCAGAAAGGTTGATAAAGAGTATTTTCTGATTGTAATTATCCGATTGATTGGAGCTCCTTCTTGTAGGATTCTTCCTTTTGTGGGTTTTTTTTACtgcccttgtattcttttattatttttcaataaaactttgtcttttattcaaaagaaataaaaggtGGTATGGTATGCAAATATACTTTTGATGATAAtgtgtaatgacccaacttttcaaactaagctgaggtcattactttactATTAAGACACTTCATTCaaacataaatttataaaaccTGTTTAAAAATCATCAATCACCCAAACATAAAACAAATCGTCTTCGGGCTCTATTTCAAAACAAACTCAGACATTCATACCATCGTCTAGGAAATTattgaaaacaaaacaaactaaTAAATATCCTAAACGGGACTCGTTTTCAATCCTTACAAGCAgttaaaattaaagacatttagtggaagcataaagaaaaagGTGTTCCCATATGACATTCACgaatccttcttgcccctcgtcggtctacCTCGCACATAATAGTCTAGTGATTATAAGAGTTCAAGTACTGGTCCCATTAGgggtaataacagttaacttcctattaaggggaccctgcaacataacagtctagtgatcACGCAGCATACATTCCGTCGGAtatacatatcagtctagtgatctcgaaggatacaca encodes:
- the LOC103490028 gene encoding uncharacterized protein LOC103490028 encodes the protein MASKLLIRTGNSFMNRLRLSSAHQNNRIWGSQALSHGHGVEVTPMLFPSVSKHQIAHPLQQNDTESLRQLQSEGIFFPFGLPSLRFFLPDGDASSTQEPMLLFPKRTFQPSTIRRKRNHGFFARKATKGGRKVIARRIAKGRSRITA